In the genome of Dama dama isolate Ldn47 chromosome 33, ASM3311817v1, whole genome shotgun sequence, the window GGCAGAAAACTTTCTGATGAATGAAGCAAGGAGATTTTCATCTATTgaaaatcaaaacattaaaatgcaagacaaacaacaacagaaatatgaATTAGTGAATAAACATGACTTAATGAATAGATCATAGTGTTAGAAGAGGACATATTTACCTTAAACAAGACACTAACATATTCTATAGatccaaaatgaaaaattaggaAGTTAGTATTAAGTCATTATTACTAATTTGTAAAATGACTTCTCACAAACCTAATTTGAATAGGCATctatcatttgttttttaaaaattgtatcaattttcaaaaatcatttaagAGAAACTTGTCTTTAAAACCATATTGCATAAACTCAGATCTTTTGAGTGCCCAGCCCTGTGCTCAGTTctgttgttggttagtcactaagctgtgtctgactcttttggaatcccatgaatggagccctccaggttccttctgtccatggcattccccaggcaagaatcctggagtacattgccatttcctcctccaggggatcttccctggagggatttcccaacatagggatcaaacccccatctcctgcactgacaggtgggtttTTCACCATGGGTGCTCTGTGCTAAGGGGATACAAAATGAAGTAAATGACAGAGTTTCTTCCTGAAGCTTTGAATGTCACTGACAAGGTGAAACAGATTCTCAAGGCTCTGGTTAGTGAAGAGCACACAGTAAGGAGTGTTTTAGAAACAACAAGAGCATGAAGGGTCATCGAAGCACAGAGGTTACAGTCAAATCACGGTACAGGTGGAGGTGAGATACAGTTAGATGTCAAGCAGTGTCAGGTTAGCATTTGGGGGGAAATGGTGAAGACTGCAAGGTGAGGATAGTAGGAAGCTGTGGGAGGGGACCAGTTAAGAAAAACATCAGTGGGTAGTAACGAACTTGATGTGTAGAAAAAGATCATGAGACTAACTATCCTTATGCTGAAGGCCCACATTGGAGAGACTGGCATAAACCATAAGTGATAGCCACAGGGCAAGGGGTAGAAATCTGGGTGGCACTAAAAAGGAGAGTAAAATAATGCTGATGACAGTTTTGTGCTTTTGAAAAAGGCCATTACTGCATTTCAACACCTTAGAATGGTTCTTTGGGACTCAGGAGAAAAGGAGGGAAGAGCAGGTTTTAAAAAGAGTCTGATTTTAGAACAAGAGCAGGAGAAGTTGTCCTAGAAATCCTGCTTCTCTCTTCTCTATGTTACCTTCATCCTAGCATATCACTTAAATCATCATTCTTAAGAACTAGTAACTACTTATTATCTTTACCAGGGGGGAACTAAATCAAAACAAACATACTAGCAAACCTATGGTTTTTAATCCTTGTTTTGATTCAATGTATATTCAATAGCCAGTTATGATACAAATTTGGGGGAAATGAAAGAAGCAGTAAGGGAGATAGTTCCCAGATCTCTTAAAGTTTAAAGGTTTCAGTGGATTGTTATTGCAACTAATTTTAAGCCCAGTTCTTCTGTATTCttatagatttctttctttttctttcttttctcttctcccccCTTCtctttcacatacacacatatatatatatattcttactaTATTCTATAGCAATTTCCCCCACGCAGACTTTTAGAAATTATTATCTCAAAAAATCTTGTAAGTGTGTACTTATAAGCATCTCATATACCTTTTGagcaaagctggaaaaaaataaaatcaaaataagaaaactttAAATCATGCCAACCTGAAGAATCAATGTTTTTCACTTGTATTTTCTTCCAACCTTTATCCATTTGAATACATAATTTGCACATACTTGTAGTCAGTGTTtggataaaagaaaagaaaaattatctatTCTCTTTCCTGTAAGAATGGCACAAAAGGGGCTCTGTACATAGGATCCCTGTTGGTTAAACTGTCGCCTCCATCCTGTTGGAAGAGCAGAGCATCAGATAGGCTGCTTGCTAGGGGCACCTATATTTAGCCAAGGTGGGTTGTGTGATAAGAGGGAGGGGCCCTGGCCACACGCTGTCTGACTCATGCTCTCAAGCACACGTGTCACTTTCTCCTACAGTTGGGACAGCCTCCTTCAGAAAAGAGAGCCTGACTGTGACTTTCCTGGGCAGCAACCCTTAGCTTCCACAgatcaaattttagaaaataacaaGCACTGGAAGCCATTGAGCCTCCAATAAATCACACGGACGATAACATCATTATGGCTTGCTTTGGCTCTCATACAATTGCCCTTTCTCTGGTTTGGAACTGAAGCCTGGACTTCTGTGCagtgtctgatttttttcccccaagctcCATAGCAGTCTGCCAGACCACAGAAGGGATATTAAAATAAAGCTACTTTACTACTTCATTCCCTGGCATTTTGTATTCAAAGTTGCCATGGATAGTATATGGCCATCTAGTATAAGCTACATAGGGTATGTAAAGTAATCTGCCATTCATAGTGGCATATATAGTATATGCTATATACTGGCATATTTGAATATgccatatatagtatatatatatatatatatatatatatagtaatatagtgataagtgtgtgtgtgttcagttgctcagctgtgtccggctccttggggccccatggactgtagcccatcaggctcctctgtccatgagatttcccaggcaggaatcctggagtgggtagacatttcctactacagggacttcctgacctagggatcaaacctgcctttTCTGtgtcattggcaggcggattctttaccactgtgctgcatgggaagccccaatatagtGATATAGTATATCataaatatatgtgatatatttGACATGTGATATATGGGATTTCAGATCAAAGCTGGTCCAACATGATTTGGGGGACTTTTCGTTGTAATTAGCAAGAGATGGGCGATCAATAGCACAACATAATTTTGAGCATGGGTTTTAATCATTTCTCTACAATGACTAGTTCTATGAATACAGACAATACAGCCTaccagggcctcagtttcttcatttttattttgggatTTTAGGTATATTTGTGTTCTCCTCAAGGTTGTGAGTTTCAGCAGGGAGAGGAACATGAATGGCAGAGTGATTGTTCTAAACAGGTGATTAAGGCATGGCCGATAGACATCTGCCAATGGCTAAGAGCTGCAAATGATTAACATCATTTACTTCATCATCATGAAGTTAACATCATAACTTCATTAACAATGAAGAGGCCCTTCTTCCCAGTATGAATACAGGCACATCTCTATCTGCCTTCTTCCTAGTAACACTGATACCCAGATCACAAAGAAGAGTTGTTTACTTTTACAGAGGCCAAAAAAGGGCATTATTTACATACCACATATTGTAAGTCTGAATTGACACTCCCTAATTTCAACTTCTTGGCAAACATTGTTTGGCTCAGGAATCGAATATCAAGGCATATATGGAACTGTTTTTAACAATTAATGGGTACTGAACATGTGGCTACAACATATGGCTCATACCTTCACTTATGAGTGGGCCAAAAAGAGCCAGGAACTAACTATGTTTGAATCAGATCAGGTTCTGTGATCTACCTTTCAGTTACAggaatttaattctttaaaaccTGGTTCACGAAGACTCATTGGGCAGCAGTAGAGCTCGGTTACCTTGGGAAAGTGACATAGTTTCTGAGTGTCCTCACTTGTTCATTTGACCCCATAATATCTGCCACCTCCTTTGCAGGGCTCTTATGAAGTTCATGTGATTTGTATGCAGTTGCTTCATAAATGGTGAAActctagaaatataaaatatattcttgtgTGTCCTGCAGGTGTTTGCTACTTATTAGCTGATTGACTTTTTCCAACATTATTATTCCTGCATTGCTGAGCTCCTGAGCTATCTACCATCCTCATCTTTAAAGGCCATTAAATTCTAGGGAGTAGAGTCATGTCTTCACTTGCTATTATGATAATCATTACTCACAATTAGGCAGAATTCTACTGCTTAAAATATGATTTCAGAGAGGCCTAGAAGGCTCCTTCTCCATGCTCCTTTTCCAAATAGACTTCTGACAAACTTGCTAGTAATAAAAAGTTCCAAAATTGAGAATTCACTTCATTGTCACTGTTttaatgaaattacattttaagcTCTACCATTCATATACACCTTATTAGGAATTGAGCTCCTCTTATCATTTTAGTGGGTTTTTGATACAGAAAAGGGAACAGAACCATGAGCTAACAGGGATGAGGGCCAAAGTCTCAGAGAAGTAAAGGAGTAAAGAGAGTTCATTGGGTCTACAGATGGCAGAACTTTTCTCTGGGAGGATGGTAGACTATCTGAACTCTGCCTAGTGATTACTGTTTCTCTAATTCGCTAGGCAACCAAAAATCACACAGAATTATCTAGAAATAAATCTTTTCTATATAAGACCTGAAATACCTGGGgctgaggaaggagaagagaaatggGTCTTACCCAGCAGGTCTTGTGTCTTCAATGGCTCTGTCCACTGGGATCAAATCACTGAGGTAGACATTGAAATTTCCTTCTTTCCATCTTCtttccacctccttctcctttccgTGGGGAACAACTACTGGACGTCCAAACTGACCTGGAGCTTTGGGGTCCCTTGGAGCAAGTGTCACATCAATTCTTAACACACGGTGCATTCTGCCATCTTCAGAGGAAAGGGCTTTTGTCTGACTTTGGTTGAGTCGTGCAGGCTGGGTCTTGGCAGTTAAGTTGATCCTTACTAACTCCTGTCCCCCAGTTAAGGTTTGATTGGTTTGATACACTGCTGCTCTCTGAAGAGCAAGTGAAGAGAAAGATGCCTCATTGCTCTTCCTGCCAGTGAGTTTCTCTTGGCTTTTGCCCACTACTATAGGAGATATAGTTTTGGTGTTGGAACTGGGGACCTCTTGGGTGTCTGTCTTTAGCTCCTCCTCCTTGGTTATAATTACAACATGGCTTTCAGACAAATGGAGTTTCTTCCCATCAGCCAGCTTGGCTCCGTCATCCTTCAGCAAGCCTCCCCACTGTATCTCATTAATAGATTGCTTCTTTAAGTGATCTGAATTGGCGATGAACTTGGAAAAGGTAAGGTTCTTATTGGCTTTGTGCTTATTTGCATTCAGTTCTttgctctgagtctcagttttattTAAAGCAATGGCTTCCCTGGGTCTTGGCACTGGTGGGCTGGCAGGGTAGGTCCTTTCATTTCCTCCTGCGTGGTACTGCTGCTTTGATCTGTCATTACCAAGACTGACGGTCACATCTGGGTACCTCTCAGCTGCTTGCTTTGATGTGTCACTGTTGAGACCATGGCTCTTTGGGCCCTGCTTGTTTATAGCGACAGGTCCTGTGTGCACAGATATTTTGGCCAGTGGAGTTCCCCTTGCTACAATGAATGGAGTTTTCTCAAGCCCCTGAGCTGTCGTTTGCTTTGGTGTCACGGGGAGAGAGGAAACTGCAGGTCGGATGTCTCGCCCCTCTGTCTTCCACTTGGTCAAAGTCACTGGGTGAGTCTGCCTAGATGCAGGATGCCACAAAGGCGCAACCTTGCCTCTTCCCGGGGCGTTCTgtactttcctttccttctgggtTTGGTCCAAATCATCCTCGACCTTGAGCTTACTCTCCTCAGTCTTCCTAAAGTTCTCTTTGCCCCACACGCCCTTCCCGTATCCCTTCAGTGGGGGCTTCATCGCGCTCCTGCTGCTGTCCAGGCTCTTCACCTGGTCTGACTGAACTCTGAACCCTGCCCGCTCCCTCCGAACAACGTCTTCCTTCAGGATCTGAGTGTTGATCTCGCTGAATGAGAGGCGGAGAGCTGCCATGTCAAAGAGCAGCCAGATGACAGAAGCTGCAAATATAAATGCCAGGACTCGCCCACTTCCTCGGAAAAACTTGCGGATCTTGTTCATGGTACAAAGGCTTCCCTTGCAGCCTGCCCTCCCTCTGCGCCTGCTTACCTTGAGTGGAGAGGGAGCTGAAgtagtagcagtagcagcagctgcagcagccaaCTTGCCAGAAAGCGCCCCCCTCCCGTGAACACAGCAGGAAGCAGCCGTCCAAGGGGAGAGCTCAGCTCCTGCCGCTTGTCAGTCTCTGCCTGCGTGGCATTCCACGGCAGAGCATCCGTGCCTGCCCAGCTGGCCCCTGGAGAAGCCCTGCTCGATACTGCCCTTTGGCCACTCTGGGAGCAGTCGATTCCAGCCACCAGACAGTTCAACAGATCACTCATCTCATCTCCACGAGCCCATGTCCACCTTCCTACAAGCCCCAGGAAAGGTGGGGGCCCAGCTGGGGCTGCGGCTTCTCTCCTCCCAGTTCTCCGTCTGCACACTGTAACTCAACACCACTTCTCATAAGGAAAACATTTCAAGCCATTACCCAGAAAACTTCATTCAGCTCTCACCTTCTGTGTTATGTGAGAGTGTGTTTGTTTTCAGAGCAATTAAAGAAAGCTATCTAACTTGGAGGGCATGTGTTCCTGGTTTGTAACCCCACCTACCACAGTCCTGTTTATTAACCCTGTTGTGCCCATGTCTCCAAGTAATTTGCCCCAGCAGTTATTGGCCTCGATGTTTCAGCTTTGAGAGCTAACAGCTTAGAGAAGGGTCCGGGCAATCCTCCATGCCAGAGATGGGTGTATTCACAATGCCTCTTTGAGGCAGGgtaattaaaatgtttctttggaagtctgctttttgttttaaatgatttCATCTATTTTATTGCTAGATTCAGTAAGCATAAACTTAATTTGTCACATTGCTGTAAAAGTTTCTAAACTCTTACTTGGTTTGGGTACTTATCTTGTCACAGATGCAACATTAATCAGAAATCTGGATCAGCCCCTTGAGTGGCGCTGGAGGACTGGTGGTAGAACCCTGGTTCCCACAGCTTTGTAACGGAATCTCATGGAAGAAACCTTCCCAAATTCTGATCAATTGGTGGGGGGAAGGAGTAAAGATGACCATTGGTCTGCACTATGCTTTTTAGAAGCTTCCCGCATCTTTCTAATGTACAGCCAAAGTTGAGAAACACTGTGCTGTGCagtgattagtcactcagtcaggtccgaccctttgcgactccatggacggtagTCTGACAGGTTCCCCTGTtggtggggattctccagacaaaaatactggagctggtta includes:
- the GALNT5 gene encoding polypeptide N-acetylgalactosaminyltransferase 5, which translates into the protein MNKIRKFFRGSGRVLAFIFAASVIWLLFDMAALRLSFSEINTQILKEDVVRRERAGFRVQSDQVKSLDSSRSAMKPPLKGYGKGVWGKENFRKTEESKLKVEDDLDQTQKERKVQNAPGRGKVAPLWHPASRQTHPVTLTKWKTEGRDIRPAVSSLPVTPKQTTAQGLEKTPFIVARGTPLAKISVHTGPVAINKQGPKSHGLNSDTSKQAAERYPDVTVSLGNDRSKQQYHAGGNERTYPASPPVPRPREAIALNKTETQSKELNANKHKANKNLTFSKFIANSDHLKKQSINEIQWGGLLKDDGAKLADGKKLHLSESHVVIITKEEELKTDTQEVPSSNTKTISPIVVGKSQEKLTGRKSNEASFSSLALQRAAVYQTNQTLTGGQELVRINLTAKTQPARLNQSQTKALSSEDGRMHRVLRIDVTLAPRDPKAPGQFGRPVVVPHGKEKEVERRWKEGNFNVYLSDLIPVDRAIEDTRPAGCAEQLVHNNLPTTSVIMCFVDEVWSTLLRSVHSVLNRSPPHLIKEILLVDDFSTKDYLKDNLDKYMSQFPKVRILRLKERHGLIRARLAGAQKATGDVLTFLDSHVECNVGWLEPLLERVYLSKKKVACPVIEVINDKDMSYMTVDNFQRGIFVWPMNFGWRTIPPDVVAKNKIKETDIIRCPVMAGGLFSIDKNYFFELGTYDPGLDVWGGENMELSFKVWMCGGEIEIIPCSRVGHIFRNDNPYSFPKDRMKTVERNLVRVAEVWLDEYKELFYGHGDHLIDQGLDVGNLTQQRELRKKLKCKSFKWYLENVFPDLKAPIVRASGVLINVALGKCISIRNTTAILEDCDGSSKLQQFNYTWLRLIKHGAWCLAPEPDNGALRLHLCDNRNKGLRWLHKSTSDFRPELVNHIVFGNYHQLLCLEGNFTQKTLKVAPCDPAKPYQKWKFENYYED